One Bacteroidota bacterium genomic window carries:
- a CDS encoding ABC transporter permease subunit: MRNFIYSLFFNDRREFSLVDLFVVLCIVSLLYAGVQLAAYAPEYITAPTISDSPSALPVYAFFSIMRMFAAYALSVLFTLVYGRVAAYNKKAEKFLIPVLDVLQSVPILSFLPVVVLSLTAILPQGIAVEAGSIILIFTSQAWNMTFAWYQSLTTIPKDLQEAAEINKLNRWQRFRNLEFPFGTISFIWNSMMSWAGGWFFLMAAEIFTVGDKDFRLPGLGSFLHEASDKGNYTAIMYGVVTLILIIVILDQVIWRPLLAWSDKFKFEMTTGDDPPGSWFYSVIVNSNIVYSIKENILFPVGRRIDLFFSRRSKPVVPVEHSKGSDLAAKIAVYFTGGVILTGLAGAGVMLVEVGPADWLEILLGVFATFLRVCAALLIAFMWTIPVGVLIATNKKVARFLQPMVQIFASIPATALFPVVLMFVIALPFGVNLASILLMLMGTQWYLLFNIIAGASAIPQDLKYTARLLHLGQIKKWKTLILPALFPYLITGAIAAGGGAWNASVVAEFVTFSGNTVSTIGIGSSIAKATAEGNFPKLLASTLVMVITVVLINRFFWRRLYHLAEDRFKLE, from the coding sequence ATGCGCAACTTCATTTACAGCCTCTTTTTCAACGACCGGCGCGAATTCAGTTTAGTCGATCTTTTTGTTGTGCTTTGCATTGTTTCCCTGCTTTACGCCGGGGTACAGCTTGCCGCATACGCTCCCGAATATATAACAGCACCGACCATTTCTGATTCCCCTTCAGCGCTGCCGGTTTATGCATTCTTCTCAATCATGAGGATGTTTGCAGCCTACGCCCTTTCCGTTCTCTTCACCCTTGTTTACGGCAGAGTTGCAGCATACAACAAAAAAGCCGAAAAGTTTCTAATTCCCGTCCTTGATGTACTCCAAAGCGTTCCAATCCTCTCGTTTTTACCTGTTGTGGTTCTGAGCTTAACTGCTATACTTCCGCAGGGAATTGCCGTGGAGGCAGGTTCAATTATCCTTATTTTCACTTCACAGGCTTGGAACATGACTTTTGCCTGGTACCAGTCACTCACAACAATTCCGAAAGACCTTCAGGAAGCTGCGGAGATAAACAAACTGAACAGGTGGCAACGCTTCAGGAATCTTGAGTTTCCCTTTGGTACAATCAGTTTTATCTGGAACAGCATGATGAGTTGGGCGGGGGGCTGGTTCTTCCTGATGGCGGCTGAGATATTCACCGTGGGCGACAAAGATTTCCGGCTTCCGGGTCTGGGTTCCTTCCTGCACGAAGCATCAGACAAGGGAAACTACACTGCGATTATGTATGGAGTGGTGACGCTCATCCTGATAATTGTGATTCTCGATCAGGTGATATGGCGCCCCCTTCTTGCATGGTCGGATAAATTCAAGTTTGAAATGACGACGGGCGATGATCCTCCCGGTTCATGGTTCTATTCTGTAATTGTAAATTCAAACATTGTGTACTCAATAAAGGAGAATATTCTATTCCCGGTCGGAAGGAGGATAGACCTCTTTTTTTCGCGGAGAAGTAAACCCGTAGTCCCGGTTGAACACTCGAAAGGCTCTGATCTTGCCGCAAAGATTGCAGTTTATTTTACTGGCGGAGTTATTTTGACAGGCCTGGCAGGAGCGGGTGTGATGCTGGTTGAAGTTGGTCCGGCTGACTGGCTGGAAATTCTGCTCGGTGTCTTCGCTACATTTCTCAGGGTATGCGCTGCTTTGCTGATAGCTTTTATGTGGACTATACCTGTCGGGGTACTAATTGCGACAAACAAAAAAGTGGCAAGGTTTTTACAGCCAATGGTACAGATTTTTGCATCCATCCCGGCAACTGCCCTTTTCCCGGTGGTTCTGATGTTCGTAATTGCACTTCCTTTTGGAGTAAATCTCGCGTCAATTCTTCTCATGTTAATGGGGACACAGTGGTATCTTCTCTTTAATATAATAGCAGGTGCCTCGGCGATTCCGCAGGACCTGAAGTATACCGCGCGACTTCTGCATCTCGGGCAGATAAAAAAATGGAAAACCCTGATACTTCCGGCACTTTTCCCTTATTTGATTACGGGGGCAATTGCCGCCGGAGGTGGTGCCTGGAACGCAAGTGTGGTCGCAGAGTTTGTAACCTTCAGCGGTAATACGGTTTCAACAATTGGCATCGGTTCTTCAATAGCAAAAGCAACAGCGGAGGGGAATTTCCCCAAACTCCTCGCTTCCACACTCGTTATGGTAATAACCGTGGTTCTGATCAACAGATTTTTTTGGCGCCGTCTTTACCATCTGGCTGAAGACAGGTTCAAGTTAGAGTAG
- a CDS encoding 4Fe-4S binding protein — MINTISENSYIFTNKAKCQDCYRCVRVCPVKAVGVSNGQAYVDEKRCIFCGECITECPQGAKYYRKDTDKVKELFESGEEVVAAVAPSFAGLLPPELIRRFPSALRLLGFSLVVEVAEGAYYTTKESLRSVARGRGCISASCPAATAYTEKYRPELIDAIIPVPSPMIAEAKLIKRRRGPGSKTVFIGPCVAKKMEADSAEYKGLIDAVITMEELFDWFEERNIDLNKLEESGFDWEKHTGGESYCLSGGIVDTAGVCNTSESEETKIVSVSGFERTLEALNIAGERGGKILIEPLVCSMGCINGPGIKSEVNILKRKLNVLAYAQSKKEHGEPLVEEQVQLTTVFHDRSENFLSDFEEAKIKEILLQTGKYTKDDELNCGACGYESCRDKAKAVLAGMAETTMCIPYMRRFAERRADQIIDRTPNGIIVLDRTLSIISINEAFRKMFMCTGSSIGKHVSNIMDPDLFERIIGGGVDLIEETVTLARYSLTAEAKVFRLSENAFVGIFVDITTRESEKKQLDALRGETLKKAEELLEHQIKTAQFLAKILGEGTAKSEELLENLMKITEDESRKGSTNKSKWLWDIYTSK, encoded by the coding sequence ATGATAAACACCATAAGTGAAAACTCATATATATTTACCAATAAGGCAAAATGTCAGGATTGCTACCGCTGCGTGAGGGTATGTCCCGTAAAAGCAGTCGGGGTTAGCAACGGACAGGCTTATGTGGATGAGAAACGGTGTATTTTCTGCGGAGAGTGTATAACCGAATGTCCGCAGGGAGCGAAATATTACCGCAAGGACACCGACAAGGTTAAAGAGCTATTTGAATCGGGAGAGGAAGTGGTGGCAGCAGTTGCACCATCCTTTGCAGGTTTGCTTCCACCTGAACTGATCAGGAGGTTTCCTTCAGCTCTCCGGTTGCTTGGTTTTTCACTTGTCGTCGAAGTTGCTGAAGGTGCATATTATACCACAAAGGAATCGTTGAGGTCGGTCGCCAGGGGGAGGGGATGCATCTCGGCTTCATGTCCCGCTGCAACTGCTTATACCGAGAAATACCGTCCCGAACTGATTGATGCCATCATTCCGGTTCCATCTCCGATGATAGCCGAGGCAAAATTGATAAAAAGGAGAAGGGGTCCCGGGAGCAAAACAGTTTTTATCGGACCGTGTGTGGCGAAGAAGATGGAAGCCGACTCTGCGGAGTACAAAGGTCTTATTGACGCTGTGATAACCATGGAAGAGCTTTTTGACTGGTTTGAGGAGAGGAACATCGATCTGAACAAACTTGAAGAAAGTGGATTCGATTGGGAAAAACACACCGGCGGAGAGTCGTACTGTCTTTCGGGAGGAATAGTGGACACAGCCGGGGTATGCAACACTTCAGAAAGTGAAGAGACAAAAATTGTTTCTGTGTCCGGATTCGAAAGGACGCTCGAGGCGTTAAACATTGCGGGGGAAAGGGGTGGCAAGATCCTGATTGAGCCTCTTGTTTGCTCGATGGGGTGCATAAACGGGCCCGGTATTAAATCGGAAGTGAACATTCTGAAGAGGAAACTTAATGTGCTTGCTTATGCTCAATCCAAAAAGGAGCATGGTGAACCATTGGTGGAAGAACAGGTGCAGCTCACAACTGTCTTTCACGACAGGTCAGAAAACTTTCTCAGTGATTTTGAAGAGGCAAAAATCAAAGAGATTCTGCTGCAAACGGGGAAATACACAAAAGACGACGAACTGAACTGCGGAGCCTGTGGCTATGAATCATGTCGCGACAAGGCAAAAGCGGTTTTGGCAGGCATGGCTGAAACCACCATGTGCATCCCTTACATGAGGAGATTCGCCGAAAGGAGGGCTGACCAGATTATAGACAGAACTCCGAACGGTATAATAGTTTTAGACAGAACTCTTTCGATAATCAGTATAAACGAAGCTTTCCGGAAGATGTTTATGTGCACCGGATCATCGATCGGGAAACATGTTTCCAATATCATGGATCCCGACCTCTTCGAAAGAATCATTGGCGGAGGTGTCGATTTGATCGAAGAAACAGTAACACTGGCGAGATACAGTCTGACCGCCGAAGCAAAAGTTTTCAGGCTAAGCGAAAACGCATTTGTTGGCATCTTTGTGGATATCACGACCCGCGAATCAGAGAAAAAACAACTTGACGCTCTCAGGGGAGAGACCCTGAAAAAAGCAGAGGAACTCCTCGAGCATCAGATAAAAACAGCACAGTTTCTCGCTAAAATTCTGGGGGAGGGAACGGCAAAAAGCGAGGAACTGCTTGAAAATCTGATGAAAATTACCGAGGATGAAAGCAGAAAGGGATCAACAAACAAATCGAAATGGCTATGGGATATCTACACATCGAAATAG
- a CDS encoding redox-sensing transcriptional repressor Rex — protein MMTKEIKQVPEPVLRRLPRYLQILHRMKEDGIREVSSTKIADELSLDPTQVRKDIEFTGIVGRPKTGFLIPELIQAIESFLNWDNINDAFLAGAGSLGTALMGYPNFKSYGLNIVAAFDNNPGKTDGLIRDIPVIHIDKLTDLAQRMHIHIGIITVPAPQANAVAAMMVEGGIKAIWNFAPVQLRVPEDIIVENVLLHAGLSVLKRKLGQVLKDQLQG, from the coding sequence ATGATGACCAAAGAGATAAAACAAGTCCCCGAACCGGTTCTTAGAAGACTTCCACGCTATTTGCAGATACTTCACAGAATGAAAGAAGACGGTATAAGGGAAGTGTCGAGTACCAAGATTGCGGACGAACTTTCCCTCGATCCGACACAGGTAAGAAAAGATATCGAGTTTACAGGGATTGTTGGAAGACCTAAAACGGGTTTCCTGATACCGGAGCTGATTCAGGCGATTGAAAGCTTTTTAAATTGGGACAACATAAATGATGCTTTCCTCGCAGGAGCAGGTAGCCTCGGCACTGCCCTGATGGGTTACCCGAACTTCAAAAGTTACGGACTGAATATAGTGGCAGCTTTCGACAACAACCCCGGCAAGACAGACGGTTTGATCCGTGACATCCCCGTTATTCACATCGACAAACTGACGGATCTCGCCCAAAGGATGCACATCCATATCGGAATTATCACGGTTCCTGCCCCCCAGGCTAATGCGGTTGCTGCCATGATGGTCGAGGGAGGAATTAAAGCAATTTGGAACTTCGCCCCCGTGCAACTCCGGGTACCCGAGGACATTATCGTCGAGAATGTTCTGCTTCACGCAGGACTTTCCGTTCTTAAAAGAAAACTCGGACAAGTGTTAAAAGACCAGTTACAAGGATAA
- the nuoE gene encoding NADH-quinone oxidoreductase subunit NuoE gives MQSTETGQAARKFAKVCEILEKYEYKSEKLIPVLQAVQEEYRYLPEDVLAFIATTLDISPARIYGVATFYSHFALAPKGKFVIKVCDGTACHVKGSLPLIDEIRKTLNLKPGKETTDDLLFTLETVSCLGACGIAPVVVVNDEVHSLMTPGKTTAMIQEIIGMEKLNDE, from the coding sequence ATGCAAAGCACAGAAACAGGACAAGCGGCAAGAAAATTTGCCAAAGTGTGCGAAATACTCGAAAAATATGAATATAAATCTGAAAAACTAATACCAGTACTACAGGCTGTACAGGAAGAATACCGGTATCTCCCCGAAGATGTTCTTGCTTTTATTGCCACCACCCTCGACATTTCACCGGCGCGCATCTATGGCGTCGCTACATTTTATTCACACTTTGCTCTCGCCCCAAAAGGTAAATTCGTTATCAAAGTATGCGACGGCACTGCCTGTCATGTTAAAGGTTCACTCCCTTTGATAGATGAAATAAGAAAAACTCTTAACCTGAAACCGGGAAAAGAAACAACCGATGACCTCCTCTTCACGCTGGAGACCGTGTCGTGTCTGGGTGCCTGCGGAATTGCCCCTGTGGTTGTGGTGAACGATGAAGTACACTCACTCATGACTCCGGGGAAAACAACGGCAATGATTCAGGAAATAATCGGTATGGAGAAATTAAACGATGAATAA
- a CDS encoding serine/threonine-protein phosphatase: MGYLHIEIEVSQKSKKPGHPSGDVVKILRTEQHTTLILCDGLGSGVRANIFAEMAASRLNELLGTGFSLRKAFTNTVVTMEDAKRADLPYSAITIIRVLNDGLTTILSYETPLPVFLSGKTAYPLKGRIYNNGTAFITEINCVLNRGEGILAVTDGVTQAGIGKSFTHGWEVGGLTAHLNHLLKKGESFKHLPDLVRDEAVTHWGEKQGDDVTVALGFARKGRIVNVFTGPPADPSQDDEAFESFFANSGVKIICGASTAKIAARFLNKPLSVNEDFSDTITPPDYEIEGVDLVTEGAVTLNQVYNIWDEDSRKLDADNPVTVLYSLVTAADRINFFIGSAKNPASDDISFAQMGILGREKIIPLIIARLKEEGKLVVEKRY, translated from the coding sequence ATGGGATATCTACACATCGAAATAGAGGTTTCACAGAAATCGAAAAAACCGGGGCATCCAAGTGGTGATGTGGTCAAAATTCTCAGGACGGAGCAACATACAACCCTGATTCTTTGTGACGGGCTTGGTTCCGGAGTAAGGGCGAACATTTTCGCGGAAATGGCAGCATCACGACTTAATGAATTACTCGGCACAGGTTTCTCCCTCCGCAAGGCATTCACTAATACTGTCGTTACGATGGAGGATGCCAAGAGAGCAGATCTTCCTTACTCGGCTATTACCATCATCAGGGTTCTGAACGATGGTTTGACCACGATTCTGTCGTATGAGACTCCACTCCCGGTATTCCTTTCAGGGAAAACCGCATATCCATTAAAAGGAAGAATTTATAACAACGGAACCGCCTTTATCACAGAGATCAACTGTGTCTTAAACCGGGGCGAGGGAATTCTGGCAGTAACCGACGGGGTTACTCAGGCAGGAATCGGAAAATCTTTCACACACGGGTGGGAAGTTGGAGGACTTACCGCACACTTGAACCACCTTCTGAAAAAGGGAGAATCATTTAAACATCTTCCGGATCTTGTCAGGGATGAAGCAGTAACTCACTGGGGAGAGAAACAGGGGGACGATGTTACTGTAGCTCTCGGATTTGCAAGAAAAGGAAGAATTGTCAATGTCTTTACCGGTCCACCTGCAGATCCCTCACAGGATGATGAGGCATTTGAATCATTTTTTGCAAATTCAGGAGTAAAAATAATCTGTGGAGCTTCAACTGCGAAGATTGCAGCCCGGTTTTTGAATAAACCTCTTTCAGTAAATGAGGATTTCTCCGATACGATAACTCCGCCTGATTATGAAATTGAAGGAGTCGATCTCGTTACCGAAGGGGCAGTCACTCTCAATCAGGTTTACAATATTTGGGATGAAGATTCACGAAAGCTCGATGCCGACAATCCTGTCACAGTCCTGTATTCTCTGGTAACAGCAGCGGACAGGATCAATTTTTTCATCGGGTCTGCCAAAAATCCTGCATCCGACGACATTTCATTTGCGCAAATGGGAATACTGGGAAGGGAGAAAATTATTCCACTCATCATCGCCAGGCTGAAGGAGGAGGGAAAACTTGTTGTAGAAAAGCGGTATTAG